The Rosa chinensis cultivar Old Blush chromosome 7, RchiOBHm-V2, whole genome shotgun sequence DNA segment TTTGAAATTGGCATTGCCATAGGCTCTGACATTTTTTTGGAACCAATCATCAGCACTGGCTTGATTGGAAGAAATGTTCTAGAGGCGTTCGTTTTCTACACCAAGCATGAGCTCAATGTTGGAGCCTCTAAGAGCTTCGAGGGCGTCATGGTCAGGACCATATAGCCGTATCCTTTCGATGTTATGTTGGTTGTAAAGAGATATTACTTCTCATGGGGGTGGTAAATTGTTTGCCACCATACCATGCATAACAGACACCCATCTTGGCACCTGCACCATATATACACGTATGTTTGCTACTTAGCTCCAAAAACAAGCTTTACGCATATGGTAAGTGAACACTAATTGATTGACATGAACACTGAAAGACTCTATTGAGAGAAATATGGGTTGTCAAAAATGTGGACGAGGTAGGATGGGCAGTAAGTCCGATCTACACGAACAGTAGTTGGAGTAGGCAAGAACTAGAGCCCCTGTGAGTCTCAGGCCCTACCTCGGTTTCCCATTTGACTCAGGTGCCATTTTATTGGTGGAGACTCGTAGACAATTTTGAACAAATTTCCACAATCGAGAATCAGCATATTATCTTGACCCAGATTTCCACATATAAATACTTGGTATAAGACGAAAGTCGCAAGTTGCATAGCTACCTTGAAAGGTAAGTTGAACATGTTCAGTTTCTTCTCAGTTTGCAAGTTTAAGAAGATTCACTTCTAAGCAAGTTCACTCGTTGGGTCACTAGGTTAGATaccatttattatttttttatgtttatttccaccATTTGGGTCACTGACATAGTTTTCAAATTGACTTGAGTCACTTTCTGGGTCAGTTTTGTGACCTACAAACTGACATTGTGACTACAAACTGACCTGGTCAGTTTGTAGGTCACGAAACTGACCTAGATGatggaaataaacataaaaaaaaatagtgaataATATTTTACCTaatgacccaacgggtgaacttgttCTAATTAACCAGTCTTATTTGGAAGATCCacgtatatatgtatgtatatgcatAAACTATTGTCCTGCAAAAGACGTAAAGAGGAGATGACGTATCATTTTAGTCTAGTATATAACACTGTAGGCGTCACTATCTTCGATCTATTGCTAGTCCAAGATATTCCAACGTTTCTTACACTGTAGGATAtgttcaaagaaaaaagaacaagaggGAAAATTCCTACAAATTAAGTCCTACCTTTTCGTTGAATTAATCTTCTGCATACCTAGCTTGTTGTTTTCTCTTATCCTTTCTTTGGGTCCGAAAGATATTCATCTTTTTATGAATGATTGATGCATGGTTGTCTGAAAGCATTAAGCTTGTCTCATATATAGAGCAAGTGATTGAGTGCAAGTCAAGTAGCCGCCTCAGTCAACCCATTAAGGTGATCTATATATTCCAGTTATTTCGATCACCATAGATATCCAACTTCACAATACGTAACTAATGGTGTATGGAATACAATAAACTCCCGACATTTTGGTATATTATTCCTGGATTTCGCTTTTCGGAAATTCAATCTTCTTCAATATCAAAATTGATTATTCATGAATTCGAGGACAGATTTTGCCTACATATAAAAATGATCGAGCACCACGTACTAGCTACTATCTCCTGCGGTCCTGCAACTGAATTCTCATATTATAAGCCTCACATTGGCAGAGCTTTAGTATCGAGGCCCttactaactaagtaactatGGAGTCTATGGTCCTTCATCAGATGGCTTTAATTGGTGGGATTTAACTCCAGATTTTATGGTAAGTTATTGTAATAGGGCTCGTTTAGATCTTTCTAATTTTCAGTTTCGTTAATTAGTGTTCTTTTGATAAGAGATTAGCGGTGTTTTCTATGCCTGTCCTCCCTTCTTTCTCTTTGTAACCTTctttttattaaataaatttTACTTGCTTGGTCAagtttacaaaaagaaaaagaaaaaatagcaaTGGAGGACCTGgaataaagaaaaggaagaaaaatcaCGTCTTCCATTTACATGACCCCAAAATAAAAGGCAAATGAAGTATGGATATTCTGCGTGATAGATATTTCTTTTCAATCTATTTGATCTGTATTTGTTAGTACTCAGGAAGTGAAGATATTAAGTGGGTGGCAGATGAGGAATCAATACGTCAATAACATCATCAAACTACAGATAATCATCTGATAGTTCAATTGTCCGTCATCTAGTAAGCTGATATCTGATTAAAGTTCAGATAATGTATGTCGTTTGATATGCACTCAGATGAACaaatacctaaaaattgaatgtCGTCTAAAATAGACTCAAACAGCAGATACCTAAAATTAGTATGTTGTTTATCTagtttcaaacaacagaaatagttAATGTTCTAATATCGTTTGAATATATGAAGACTAGAAATTTCTAGGGTCTATATGTTGTTTGATGTTGTTTTGGATGTCAACTTTATTGGTTCTTATATCTTAGAAAGAGCATTTGAAGTTTTGCACAACATAATTTTAGGAAATCTGATCTACTTATGAAATGCATTGTTCAATAAAAGCTCTCAAATAATGTAGCAAGTTACAGAAGTAACAAACTAATCTAATCCCAAACTATTTAGCAAGTTAACAGCAGTACTTTATCAAGTATAAAACACATGTATTTTATCAAAGACTTTAACCAAGGCCAAAATAAGAACACTAGTGCAAGGCTAAACATCAAAACAGAGAACCCAAAACATGAAAGAGAATAAAACAGCCAGTGACCTGTATACAGGagaaaacaaaagagacttGACCTTTCTCTATATAGAGAATCCAGCTCAAGTATACAATAGCAGCGCATATACAGGATCACCCCCCTACACGTGCTCCTGATGAAGTTGTTGGGGTAATACGAGGGAGTGAAAAGCCTAGTATATTTGTTCCACCAAATGATCAAACTCTGGCCAGTGGTTCTATGTTGATGTTCCTGCAATTGCTCGTACTGGTGGACTTCTTGAGGATACTACTTACATCGAAGACTACATGAAGATGTCAATCCCAGTAACCCGTATCCGCTTCAAAAGATGACTTCCACCAGTGACAACAAAACTTTTTAGAATAAGGAACTCTTGTGTTTCATTcctttttccttctttgtttTCGTGAGGGAAGAGGTCTCGTGGGAAGAAGTAAAGAAACCGTATATGATATTGACCGCTGTAACTTGATCTTCCAGGATGTTTGGGAACAAGGGAAGGCCAAAGTTTTGATCGTAAAGTTTAGAAGTTTCCTGTGAGTCAGGTTTTTCGGTTGTTACCATCTTCATCTTGCAGCACAATAAAGAAGAAAGCATTCATTCGTGTTGGTCggataatgataaaaaaaattcatttgtgATTCCTTTTGCCTATGTGATGCTCTGCATTCTTGTATTAGATTGTAACCATCTTCAACAATTTCAGTTATTCACCCCATTGTGATTTTACATTAACTATTTATACCATGCCAAATCTCCGATCCAAGTTGCAGGACTCATTTCTGTCCATGGCCAGcgtcaaaacccaaaaataaaaTGCCCTATCGTTCGAATAAAATAAGAATTTACTGGAAACAAAAACTGGAGCTGAACAGGGGAAAGGTCAAGAGCTCTAAGACTTGATTTCATTTGATGTATGCACTGTACAAAATGGTAGCGACAAGAGAACTGCTAAGTGGATACAAATCAAAGAATTCCTAGACTTGCTATAATAGGCAACCAAATGGGAAAACAAAACCCTATCAGAAAGAATAAAATGAATACGAAACTAGAAAAACCAGAGGGCACGAAACTAACAAAACCAGaataaaagaaaaccaaaattacGTCATGATGTACATCTTATCAGCAAAGGAGATATAGTCAACCCGGCATGGATTGCCTTCAACAATGCCACAAACTTGAACGGACTCTCTTCAGAAAACCACTTGAGTTTCCAAGTCATAGAGCCTGAAGCTGTCTTTATGTCATTTTCACCTGGGTCTTGTTTCCCGGCTCTGGGTGAAGAACAGAATTCCGACATTGCACACTCAACAGCTAAAGTTACACACCGATTTCCCCTGGTCTCAACAACCTGGAAAGAGTGTCATCATGAACATATGAACTATGGACATCAAGAATGAGAAGGTGCTGATCACAATGATGTTAAAGCAATTACAATGAAAATTTAAGAAAAAGGTACAGTGAACTAGAGGCATTACCAGCTCAGATATGTCAGCAATTGAGCAGCACAAGTCAAGTGAAAAATATGGTGGTAGAGATGTATCCTCTGATAAAGAGCTAAACTGCATGAGGTCTTCAAAGCACACAAATAAATGCTCTCCAGCCACAAATATTGATCTTGAAAGCCATGATCCATCTGTGAGATATAAATTTCAAAATGAGAGTTGCAAAAGAAATTTTAAAGGAAAACAGGAAATAGTTCATGATTCTTCAGAATTGAAACTTTAGTACTTCGATAAGTAGAGTCCCTTTAACTTCATTGTATCACACTTCAATATATGTACTTAAATATATCATACCTTCACTACTACTACACCAAAACTGCACCATAGAATACTGGAATATGCTCAGTTTTGAACCTCCACATATTTGTTTCTCAAATAGTCCAACCTGAACCTGCTCCAAACTGCCATTTAAATTTCCAAAACCCCAGTCTATCATAACAAAGAAATTGATATATGCACATTTCTATGAACTATTAAGACATATACATGCATGGAtatctttccaaaaaaaaaatatacaaggATAAAGCAAGACAATAGGTATTTCCGACTAGTATGTGAGGGGAGATAAAGCAATTACCTCCTCAAACAAAATTTATCGATTGGAGAGTAAGAATCGATAACTGTTAAAGTTGAAAGTAACTGTCTTGAACTTTCAATGCTTCTGGTTTTAAAGAGGTAGGTAGCACTCTCCTCGACATACACCCTAAGCAAACAGGAAAAAGAATGTTAGGGAACtgttaatagttccatctgtgCTAAAAGTACCCTTATTCACTAACCTCACAACCTGAAGTCCTACACCAACTACGACGTCTCTTATGTCTTCAACCCTATGAGAACCCTGCAAATTCAAGATGGTGCCTGCAAAACATGATTGCCATCAAGACCAGCTGTCAAAAAGTTAACCAAACAACGAGGGAATCTTCAAGTAATGATTGTTCAATGAGATATAAATCAATTGCAAAGACCTTGTAACCTAACCTGATCCATCACCTCCAATACCAATTAGTAGCACATACACTTTGTTTTCACTGCTAAGCAAGACAGCTACTTCTCTGCatataaaacaaaagaaatataaGCATATTAAAGCAGAAGAGGTCCAATGCCTGATTCAACATAAGACACCATTTACAAAAAACAGATCATGCTAAACTCGAAATAAAGCTGTTCTGCCCTTTATCTGTTAAAAAGACTATCAAATATAACTTATCTATTGGACAGTCATAATGGAAATATGAAAAGCATGCACTCTAACACACTCGTACCAAGACAGCCTACTAGACAAACAAACTACAGCTTTATCAAGTATGAAACACATGTTGTGCATTTTATCAAAGACTTTCACCATGGCCAAAATAACAACAGTAGTGCAAGGCTAAACTTCAAAACAGAGAACCCCAAAATATGAAAGAGAATACAAACAATCGGTAACCTGTATACATgagaaaacaaaggaaaaggcCACATAATTTCAGCTAATAGCATGGCCACCTTACATTGACAGATTCTCTCTATTTACATACACAATTTTGGAGGTAAAAATTAAAGAACGGTTTACCTTTCTCTGTATAGAGAATCCAACTCAAGTATACAATAGCAGCGCATATACTGCTTGCAAATTTCATTACTTCCCATATCTGCAACATTCTTTCTGAAATAGTCCTCAATAAATTCATCACTCTTTGAAGAGAAACATTCAGCCCCAGAAGATCCAGTAGTATCATTTATTAGTGGGATATTACTTGTATTTGTCAACATCTGGTTCTTACCAATAACTTCAAGGTTAATCCCATAGAAAGATCGACTATCTTGCTCATCTTCCAGTATTGTTACATGATTCTCTATATTACCATTTAATGTTGGTAATGTTTCTGCTTGCCTAACCATTCTGTCATCTTCTAGTAGTGTAAcaactcttctttttattttctgtctGCGTTTTCTCCTCTCTAACAAATCACCTTCTTCATCAACAAAATGAGCAATCTCACCATGATGAGCACGACCAGGAACATCACCGGCATGTGATTGCAGCGATAGGtctgaatttgaaattttctcTGCCCCTATTCCAACTGAATACCTGTCATTTCCTCTTACATGTGGAACCTCATATCTCATGTCATACAACCTAAAAGGATCTGAAGACGGATGTTCTTCCATATTTTTATTCAGTAGCTGATGACCTTCAGGAATGGACTGCCTAGACTCATAGTTATCGTCTTCACTACAGCTGGTATTACTATCAGATGATGCCACTGAAAATGACTCTGCAGATAACTGTAAAATTTCTTCCTCCAAGTTATGACGACGGTTGAGAATGTCCTTTTGATAATGAGGTGGTGATCCCGGGCACACAGACGAGGAGCGAGATTCAGAAATATCATCTATAGAAGTCAATGACATACTCAAATTTTCGACCATCCTATGACCTCTTTGACCGGTGAATATGTGACCATGGAAACTTTTTGCTCGTAAAGGGACACTACTTGTTCCTTCACGTGAACTATCTTTTAGGGTTTCCTTCAGATCTCTTCTATCCATGCCAACTGGGATGACAAAACCAGCATTTCCCAAGGAACCTGTTTGATCAAAGTGATGGGCATGCAAACCAGTAGACATATCCATAAATGAACTATCTGAATCTAAAACATTTGTACTACTCTCATCTCCTGATGCTTGAGCATAGTCTGAAACAAATCTGGAGTTTTCACCAAGCTGCCTCCAGCTTGACTTTTCTTTTATATAATTTTCCCTGCCAATATGCAATGTCGTCCCGCTATGTCTATTGCTGTCCACAGAATCCTCAGGAGCATGATCCAACCATTCTTTGAACTCTCGCAACCAAAGAACAGAGCGCTCTTTCTTCATTTGCTCAACTCTAGTCATCAAATCAACAATTTCAGCTTCCTCATCTGATATAACAAGTTCTTCTCTGCTTTGAATCTCATTGTCACAAGACACAGACTCCTGATCAGAACAGAGAGATGTGCTCCCTTCTTCACTTACAATGGAAGCAAGACGAGACACCTTTTTCTGCAATATAGGATCATGCAAGACATCATAAATGTTCAGTCAACAATAGAGTATATGATAATACAAACAGCACAAATACTTTCTATCAAAAACTAAACAAGATCCATTCCATACAGAAATCTTTTCCGAATAACGGATTAATTTACTTATTAAGTGTCTAAAGTCAGGCATCTTCACTTCAAGTGCAGCAGTAACTGTAAATATGTTTCTATACTAATGAATGTACATATCTCCCAACATCTCTAACAAGGGCTTACCCTTCTTCTGTTGATACTTGCATCTCCTTTGTCATCACACTTTATGGGAGAATAAAACCCAAAGCTGGCAGGTCGCTTCTGTCTACTTGCAATAATTAGTTGCCTCTTCCAAAACTCTCTGGTGCTGATTTCCTTATCATCTAACTTCAACTATTCAGCCATACAACAGAAAGAAAACAAGTTAGATAACATACAGATGGACGATAAAAATGAAATGAATGCTCCAAACTCTACATATTAAAAACATAGTAGACAAAGAGATATAACTAAACAGAGTCTAAAGAGATATTAAATAAATCATAACTTACTTTTTCTGGATTATAGAAATAGCTGAATACTTGTGGCCGATACCAACTGGCACAACATAATGGATTCCCTTCCAGCCACAAGCTTTGTAGAGATGGAAGACCACCAAGGAACTCTAACTCTGAAAAATTGGAAATAATATTGTAGGAAACATCAAGCCCTTCAAGGGACTTCAAAGTCTCAATCCCACGCAATGTAGTTAGAGCATTGTTCCTCAAAACAAGTTTAAGTAGTCGAGAGGTGACCTGCATGGTCCAACAAAATTGGTTCAAATCGAATTCCTaattaaacataaataaaagtAGACCAAAACAAACTGGGATTATCACTTCTCTGTAAACTTATATGATTATCATATCTCTTGATTCCGATTCCAAACGAATAATTTCAAAGTTTATAGATGTGTGGAGATGTATTCTCAATCTAGTGTCAACTAGGCATCGGATGTTAAATTTCAGTACCTCACCAAATGACGAAATCGTTCTCAGATGATTGAAACCAAGGTCTAGGTGTTTCAATTTGCCACACTTGCGAAGATTGTCAATCTTTGCAAACTTGTTTCGGCTGAGGTCAAGAGTTTCAACTGCCGGAAGTAGTTGCAAAGACTCATCCATCAGAACCAAGCCATTACAAGCACACGAAACAAATGACAACCGGTGCCATAGTGGCGAGTCCTTTATCTCTGCAATTCTACTCGCAAACACATGGCGCAGAGCATCCTAACATGCATTATTGATGTCAATTAGCACATGAAACATACACAGATACTTGCATTGTGCACAAAACTacgaaaattgaaaattgaaaatctacACCTTAAACATAGCACAAAATTTGAAGAGTGAACAAGACTACTAAATCAAAATCAATTGAAACTCACAGTTGAATTGTGACAGATGATCTTCTCCAAGGTGTGCCTCAACTCGAGCAGACCTTTCGCGGCCGACGTGGACAAATCGCATCCCCGAAGCTCCAAAACCCTAAGCCTCCCGAACAGCCAAAACGACAGCGGCGTGGGGTCTCTGGCCGGCGCCGGCAGCACCGAAACGACCTTAAGCGAGGTGAGGAGCCTGAGAATCCTCCTGAGCTGCTCGAGGGCGCGGTGGTCGCCGAGGTCGGAGACATAGGCTCGGAGATAGTCGACGGGAGCGCCGGCGAGGAGGCTCTCAAGCTCGTGCAAGGCCTCGAGGCGGGAGTGGACGTAGTGGAAGCCGGCCGGGTTGAGCTTCAGCACTAACGAACCGTCGATCAGAGAACCGGCTTGCTGCTCCACGAAGTGGACTAGCTTCTCCAGGTACCGATCTCCGGTCACAATCGCCATCGGCGGCTTCGAGGTCAATATCGGGATTTCACCACGCGGAATCGCATCCTCTCTGTGATTCTCGTTGTATTAAGaatctagagagagaaagagggaggggctttagagagagaaagaggaggtGACGACGGTTTATACTTTATAGTTTGTGACTTGTGAGAATAGgggaattaaaattaaaatggggATAATGATTGGGTTGATCTTCGGGaataaacaaaattacaaaaaaaaagaaaaaagagatcaGGGGAAGGGAAGGCGTAATGTACCTGACACCTGGCCTACATGGCTACATGCACTCAAACACCTGTGCGTCCCCACCACGCGTTTGTTTGGCAACGTGATATGGTTCTGCCCCAACTGACTCGAACCTATCGCTCGTTTATTTTGCTGGGCCGGTAACATCGGATTGTTCGTTAATTTTTCAGGTTTTCTCGCTCTTACGTTAATATACCAATACATCAAGTAAACCAATACGATGCACATATAAAGAGTCTCGAACTAGTTTATGACCGTAAAGAGTTGATTCTAATGCTATAGAGGGTTGACTGCCCATTTCCGGAATGAAGTTTCCGCCTTTGGTACGGTTTCACAGCCCCATTTCCTCCGACTTGTCGGCAGATGGATGACACCTACCTTTGTGGGCTCAAACAAGGATAGTGTGACCGTGTAGATGAAAGGGAAATCTGCAGCTTCATGTGGTTTGGTTTGCTCAAAAATGGATAAGTGATCAGAGACAATCAAACGTTAAATACATACCCAACTGTCCCATAGTCATTTTCTGTGTGATGTTGTACATCAATCCATCTACATCCCACTTACTTGGATGATACTTTCTTCTTCCACATTTGTTCAGACAATAAATGCCCCTTTAGTCGAATCATTCCCAATTC contains these protein-coding regions:
- the LOC112176515 gene encoding uncharacterized protein LOC112176515 isoform X1 — its product is MAIVTGDRYLEKLVHFVEQQAGSLIDGSLVLKLNPAGFHYVHSRLEALHELESLLAGAPVDYLRAYVSDLGDHRALEQLRRILRLLTSLKVVSVLPAPARDPTPLSFWLFGRLRVLELRGCDLSTSAAKGLLELRHTLEKIICHNSTDALRHVFASRIAEIKDSPLWHRLSFVSCACNGLVLMDESLQLLPAVETLDLSRNKFAKIDNLRKCGKLKHLDLGFNHLRTISSFGEVTSRLLKLVLRNNALTTLRGIETLKSLEGLDVSYNIISNFSELEFLGGLPSLQSLWLEGNPLCCASWYRPQVFSYFYNPEKLKLDDKEISTREFWKRQLIIASRQKRPASFGFYSPIKCDDKGDASINRRRKKVSRLASIVSEEGSTSLCSDQESVSCDNEIQSREELVISDEEAEIVDLMTRVEQMKKERSVLWLREFKEWLDHAPEDSVDSNRHSGTTLHIGRENYIKEKSSWRQLGENSRFVSDYAQASGDESSTNVLDSDSSFMDMSTGLHAHHFDQTGSLGNAGFVIPVGMDRRDLKETLKDSSREGTSSVPLRAKSFHGHIFTGQRGHRMVENLSMSLTSIDDISESRSSSVCPGSPPHYQKDILNRRHNLEEEILQLSAESFSVASSDSNTSCSEDDNYESRQSIPEGHQLLNKNMEEHPSSDPFRLYDMRYEVPHVRGNDRYSVGIGAEKISNSDLSLQSHAGDVPGRAHHGEIAHFVDEEGDLLERRKRRQKIKRRVVTLLEDDRMVRQAETLPTLNGNIENHVTILEDEQDSRSFYGINLEVIGKNQMLTNTSNIPLINDTTGSSGAECFSSKSDEFIEDYFRKNVADMGSNEICKQYMRCYCILELDSLYREREVAVLLSSENKVYVLLIGIGGDGSGTILNLQGSHRVEDIRDVVVGVGLQVVRVYVEESATYLFKTRSIESSRQLLSTLTVIDSYSPIDKFCLRSLEQVQVGLFEKQICGGSKLSIFQYSMVQFWCSSSEDGSWLSRSIFVAGEHLFVCFEDLMQFSSLSEDTSLPPYFSLDLCCSIADISELVVETRGNRCVTLAVECAMSEFCSSPRAGKQDPGENDIKTASGSMTWKLKWFSEESPFKFVALLKAIHAGLTISPLLIRCTS
- the LOC112176515 gene encoding uncharacterized protein LOC112176515 isoform X2, producing MAIVTGDRYLEKLVHFVEQQAGSLIDGSLVLKLNPAGFHYVHSRLEALHELESLLAGAPVDYLRAYVSDLGDHRALEQLRRILRLLTSLKVVSVLPAPARDPTPLSFWLFGRLRVLELRGCDLSTSAAKGLLELRHTLEKIICHNSTDALRHVFASRIAEIKDSPLWHRLSFVSCACNGLVLMDESLQLLPAVETLDLSRNKFAKIDNLRKCGKLKHLDLGFNHLRTISSFGEVTSRLLKLVLRNNALTTLRGIETLKSLEGLDVSYNIISNFSELEFLGGLPSLQSLWLEGNPLCCASWYRPQVFSYFYNPEKLKLDDKEISTREFWKRQLIIASRQKRPASFGFYSPIKCDDKGDASINRRRKKVSRLASIVSEEGSTSLCSDQESVSCDNEIQSREELVISDEEAEIVDLMTRVEQMKKERSVLWLREFKEWLDHAPEDSVDSNRHSGTTLHIGRENYIKEKSSWRQLGENSRFVSDYAQASGDESSTNVLDSDSSFMDMSTGLHAHHFDQTGSLGNAGFVIPVGMDRRDLKETLKDSSREGTSSVPLRAKSFHGHIFTGQRGHRMVENLSMSLTSIDDISESRSSSVCPGSPPHYQKDILNRRHNLEEEILQLSAESFSVASSDSNTSCSEDDNYESRQSIPEGHQLLNKNMEEHPSSDPFRLYDMRYEVPHVRGNDRYSVGIGAEKISNSDLSLQSHAGDVPGRAHHGEIAHFVDEEGDLLERRKRRQKIKRRVVTLLEDDRMVRQAETLPTLNGNIENHVTILEDEQDSRSFYGINLEVIGKNQMLTNTSNIPLINDTTGSSGAECFSSKSDEFIEDYFRKNVADMGSNEICKQYMRCYCILELDSLYREREVAVLLSSENKVYVLLIGIGGDGSGTILNLQGSHRVEDIRDVVVGVGLQVVRVYVEESATYLFKTRSIESSRQLLSTLTVIDSYSPIDKFCLRRFRLDYLRNKYVEVQN